One Leptolyngbya sp. SIO1E4 genomic window, GTTTCTCCCGATAATGATGCAATAAACAGTTATTTTGAGTTTGTCTGTTTAAGAAACAAGCAGCCGTAGCTTATCGTAGAAATCCTTAAATCTTTTAGCACCTTTGGTAAAACTTAGGGTTTATAGGGCAGGCTCTATCAGCTTCTTAAAGTTACGTTGCATTTTAGGAAATAAACGCAAAGTTATCGCTGTTTCCTATCCTTTATTTGTGAAAAAAAGGTTGCGTAAGAGAGGCCTTTTCTATATCAAGACGATATTCAAGGTGTGGGTTGGAATAAAGAGCTATGGCAGACATTAAACGCATTGGAATTTTGACGAGTGGTGGAGATTGTGCGGGCCTGAATGCTGCCATTCGAGCAGTCGTTCACCGAGCAATTGGCACCTATGGCTGGGAGGTGTTTGGCATTATTCGGTCGACCCGAGGGCTCTTGCAGCGTCCGCCCCAGTTCAAGCGGTTGGAACTCGACGATACCTACCCGCTGTTAACGACCGGAGGCACTATCCTGGGAACCACAAATAAGGGCAATCCGTTTGCCTTTCCAATGCCCGATGGTTCGATTGGCGATCGCTCCCAGGAAATTATTGAGGGGTATCATCAACTCCAATTAGATGCCCTGATTGGGGTTGGGGGGGATGGCAGCCTGGCTATTTTGCGGCGACTGGCAGCTCAAGGAGAGATTCGGCTGGTGGCTATTCCCAAAACCATTGATAACGACTTGGGCAGCACTGAACGGGCGATTGGGTTTGATACTGCCGTCAACATTGCGACAGAAGCCTTGGATCGGCTGCACTTTACTGCCGCTAGCCATTCTCGGGTCATGATTTTAGAGGTGATGGGGCGCGATGCTGGCCACATTGCAATTAGTGCTGGTATCGCTGGCGGTGCTGACATCATCTTGATTCCAGAAATTCAGTATTCGCTAGATGCCATTTGCAATCACATTGCATGGCTTCAGAAACAGGGGCGCAGCTACGCCACGATGGTGGTTGCAGAAGCCGTTTGTAACGAAAATGGAGAAAAAATTACCCGCGACTATGCCTTCAGTCAGTGTCGTTTGGGGGGCGTAGGACAATACCTGGCCGACAGCATTTCTGCTAGAACAGAAGCAGAAACACGCGTGACTGTTCTCGGTCACGTGCAACGGGGTGGCACCCCCTCCCCGCTGGATAGATTAACGGCAACGGTCTTTGGGGTAGCGGCCACTGACCTCATTGCAGAAGGCCGGTTTGATCGCATGGTAAGTTGGCAAAATCGTCGGGTTGTGGATGTTCCCATTGAAAGCGCGATCGCCCATTATCAAGCCGTTGATCCCCAAGGCACCCTTGTGAGAACCGCAAGGGCAATGGGGATCTATTTGGGGGATCCCGCCAAAGTTCCTGTAAGCGTTTAGAAAATGAGAAAAATTCAACCCGAGATCTCGTAGCGTGGCGCTCAATTTCCATATTTCACCCGGTAATCAGCCCCCTGATCCGTCTGGCGCTGATTACCGGGGTACCGTCCGACAGGTCTTGATCATCACGCTGCTGCTCAACCTATTTGTCGTGGTGCTGAAGTCTCTGGTGGGTTTCTGGACAGGGTCTCTCAGCTTATTGGCCGATGCCCTTCACAGTGTGACCGACAGCGCGAACAACGTTCTAGGATTAGTCACTAATCAGTTATCTTCCCCGCGCCCAGATCGCGATCATCCCTATGGGCATCAAAAATATGAGGCTGTTGGTGCGTTAGGCATTGCCGCATTTCTGGGCATTGCCTGCTTCGAGATTATTAAACATGCCGTTGAGCGTTTCCTCGTTGGGGGAGATCCAATCACCCTGTCTGCCCCAGTTTTGTGGATTATGTTGGGCGTCTTAGGCGTCAATATTTGTGTCGCCTTTTATGAGCGCCGGGTGGGGCTGCGCTTAGGCAGCCAAATTCTTATTGCCGATGCTCATCACACCATGAGCGATGTCTGGATTACGATTGCGGTGCTCGCGGGCTTGATAGGTGTCTGGTTGGGGCTGCATTGGCTGGATATCGTCATGGCGTTGCCGGTGTCAATCTTGGTGTTCAAAAGTGGTTGGCATGTCCTCCAAGAGAACTTACCGTGGCTGGTTGATGAAATGGCGATCGCTCCAGAGGCGATTCATGCAACCGTAATGCAAGTTCCCGGTGTCATTAACTGTCATAAGATTGCTTCACGGGGGATTTTGGGCCGTCAGATCTTTATTGATATGCACCTCATCGTAGAACCCTGTAGTGTGGAGGCAGCCCACGAAATTACCGAGCACGTCGAAGTGGTTCTAGAAGCAAAATATGGGCCTGCCCGCATCACAATTCATATTGAGCCGTTAGGATACCAGTCGCCCAATATTAGTTACTAGCAATGAACCTCCCTACCTGGATTACGGTTTCTCGATTATTGGGGGTGCCGATTGTCCTGATATTGCTGCTAGATCCAACCCCTGCTCGTACCTGGGCTGCGTTAGGAATTTTTTTGATCGCAGCTGGAACAGATTGGGTCGATGGCTACTTAGCGCGACGGTTAAACCAAGTGACTGAATTGGGCAAGTTCTTGGATCCTTTAGTAGACAAATTACTGATTTTGGCTCCCTTACTTGCGCTCATAGAACTGAACAAAGTTCCAGCCTGGGGGGTGTGTTTAATCTTGGCACGAGAATTAACAATTGCAGGCTGGCGCATTAATCCCACTTTTCAGACGCAGGCTGTTCCGGGTGCCAATATTTGGGGCAAAGCCAAAACAGTGATTCAAATTGCTGCAGTAGCCTGTTTATTAGCCCCTCTGGAAGGGGCATGGCAACCCTTGACGCAAGTGCTCTTTTGGATGGCTGTGGTTATTACCTGGGTGTCTGGAATGCTGTATCTGCTGCCGCGAGCCGGCGCCGAAAACTAGGAACCAGTCATCATAAATCGCCGCCGTTTTGATCACTGTAAAAGAACCAATCAAATAATTTCCTATTTGGGGCGCAAATCGGCGACGATTTTGACGGATCTTAAACTGTCTGTATAGAAGCAAAAGACTCTTCAGGATGCAGCGTTCTTCTAAATAATTTTGCATCAAAGAAAGTCAATTAAACATCAAGTTTAAGTTCCGCTTGAAGCACTTGAGATCTCAAGCTCAGACGGGCCTCTTCCGACGGAGAGAAAAAGATTGATGTGGCTAAACTTAGGAGAGATAGGACAATGGCACCAACCATGAAGCCAATGATTTTGTCCTGCCCGAGTTGTGTGGCTTTATGAAGTTCTAAGATTTCTACCTTGTCTTTAAGTGCTTGAATTTCCTGATGTTGTTGCTCCAAACGATACTGCTGCAATCGGGCTTCTGAATGTAAATTTTGGCAAAAGGCAGTCACTGCATCGAGATCATTCCCAATGCCAGAACTAACAGAGTTCAGATTGGATTGAGTATTCAATGTTGTCATTTTTCTTATTTCCCTGATGCTTAACACTTACATCCTAAAAAAGAAGCATCAACATTCAATCGGGAAAGACAACCAAGTTTTTTTCTATACTAAGCCACCATCCTTATCAGTAGGGGTAACACCCCTCTGTCGCAAAGCTACTGAACAGAGCCCTCCGTCCTTGAGTAAAATTATTCGGGAATTTGCTTATTTTTTAACCTGAAACAGGTGTAGAAGATGACTGATGCTTAAAGTGGGTGATTAAATTGTAGTGGGGAAGGCAAAGAAAAGGAGGGTGACATTGCCTACAACTCAGCAATGTCAATGCCTTTAAGCCGTAAGGCCTGCCCGAAAATCAGCTGCTCTATGGGCTGAGTAATTTAACCGATGGCTTCGAGGTGAGTTCTCGTTGATTTTACGGAGGCTTTTGTCAGGTATATTACCTAAGGGGTAGTACTGAATCAGTCGGCAGAAACTATGGCAACTTTGCGTTTTTGCATTCTTCTGATGTGACTTCAGTAAGATGTGTTGTTATAGCTACTAAAGTCACTGAAACCATCTAAGGATTGTATAGATAAAGTTAAATTAACTCTGCCAGAAGGTAATTGTTTAGGGGGTTATTGCTGTATCTGCTTGCCAAGCTGATCCTTTGTCTTATTCAATGGCGCGATGTACTTTTCCGCAAAATTTTGAAGGTTGCGATCGCCTGCCGAGTGAGATCTGCAGCCGTTATGTCAGAAAAGATATGACTGATCCCCATTACCTTTTCTGAGTGGATAGAGAATCCGTGAACTATAGCGGTTTGTATTTGACCCTGGCTCCTAAACCTTGACCTGGTCTTAATCAAGATGTCGCGGACTCAATAGAACCAGGTGATCAACTGTGCACTACAGCATTTCCTTTCTCGGTGAGGTACAGCTTATTTCCTGAAATCAAGGGTTCTAGGTAGATCTATAGCGGTATGCAGGCTAATCAAGCACACCCTAGCCCCCAAACCCTAGACCCTAGTCTTGACCCAGATGTACTGGACTCAACTGAACAAGGCTATATTTATGGCAACCTACTTGTAAGCCCTCCGCATCCCACGATTCGTCTCAGCTAGTTGCTATCAGACAGAATCTATGAAGATGCGAAGGGCATGTTCGAAAATCGAGTGGTTCCAGCCCTGACCTTCAGGAAACTTCCTGAAGTGGTCATAATGCTGAAGAAGATGTGAGCCGGGTGTCTATTGTTCTTGCATCAGTCGCAGGTAGTTTTGCCGAAGCTGCAGGTGATTCTCCGTGATGCGCTCAGAGAGATGCTTTTCTACCTGGCATAGCTCTTGCCAAAATGCCACGGAACGCTGAGAAGCGACATATTCACGCCAGAGCATCTGCACCATGGTTGCCACTTGAGGATTGTCGTATCGCAGATCCTCATACAGTTCGTTGAATGCTGCATGAGCCTGATCCTGAGTTGTGGCATCCTGAGCCAGCTTCATTGCAGCTTGCAGGGCTTCAGTTGGGGATTGAGTAACCGTTTTATTCATGGGGGCTGTTAAATCTCAACGACAGTAAAACAGACAGGCAATTCTAAAATTAGTCGAGTGCTCTTATACAATCTTTAACAGAGTATACAGATTGATAAAGTTCTTATCCATGGGCAAACACCGTATTCTTTCAGGAATTCAACCCACCGGCAATCTGCACTTAGGAAACTACTTGGGCGCCATTCGAAACTGGGTGGCATTACAGGAAGAATACGACAGCTTCTTGTTTATGGCAGATTTACATGCCATTACAGTGCCCCATGACCCTGCCAAACTTGCAGAAGATACCTACAATGTCGCAGCGACTTACATCGCTTGCGGTATTGATCCTGACAAATCCACCATTTTTGTTCAGTCTCATATTTCAGCCCATAGTGAGCTGGCATGGCTCTTTAACTGCCTCACGCCTCTGAATTGGCTAGAACGCATGATTCAGTTTAAGGAAAAAGCAGTGAAGCAGGGCGAAAATGTCACGGTAGGGCTGCTTGCTTATCCTGTTTTGCAGGCGGCTGATATTCTTCTGTACGAGCCAGATCTCGTTCCTGTGGGTGAAGACCAAAAGCAGCATATCGAACTGACTCGAGATATTGCAAACCGTCTTAACTTTCAATACGGCAGCGAAGATCACCCCGTGCTCAAAGTCCCAGAGCCACTGATCCAAACTGCTGGAGCCCGGGTGATGAGCTTGACGGACGGCACTAAGAAAATGTCGAAATCGGATCCCTCTGAGATGAGCCGCATTGACTTGGTCGATTCTCCAGAGGTGATCAAGCGCAAGATCAAGCGATGTAAGACGGACCCTGTTCGCGGATTGGCGTTTGATGATCCCGAGCGCCCTGAATGTAACAACTTGCTCACCCTCTACATGCTGCTGTCTGGTCAGACCAAAGAAGCGGTTGCAGAGCACTGTGCCGAGATGGGCTGGGGGCAGTTTAAGCCCTTGCTGACAGAGACGCTAGTAGAAGCATTGCGGCCCATTCAGGCTAAATTCCAGGCTCTAATGGACGATCGCACTTATTTAGAATCTGTTTTGCAGCAAGGTCGAGAAAAAGCAGAGGCGATCGCCCTAGAAACCCTGGGTAAGACAAAAGCTGCTCTGGGATATTCTCGACCCCGCTAAGGTTTTATCTGCAGCCTATCCCCTGGCAACAGCGGGCTATACTGACGAAACTAGCTGTTATAGACGTATCATCGTCATTCGTCGAATGGTCGCCAACCTCCCCCTTCAGAAATCGCCGTCCGGATCCCAGTTTCAGGCGGCCATTCGTGCTGGTGAGTTTCTCATCACGGCAGAAGTCATGCCCCCTAAAGGGGGCGATCCTAGTCATATGGTGGCAATGGCGCAAAATCTGCGAGGGCGCGTCCATGGGATCAACATTACCGATGGCAGCCGGGCCGTGATGCGCATGTCTTCTTTAGCATCAGCGGTGATTTTGCATCAGAAGGGAATTGAACCGATCTGCCAGATGGCTTGTCGGGATCGCAACCGCATTGCTCTACAAGCTGATCTTTTAGGGGCCCATGCCCTTGGAATTCGCAACATCTTAGCCCTGACAGGTGATCCTGTAAAAGCTGGGGATCATCCTGATGCCCGAAGTGTATTTGATCTGGAGTCTGTTCGTCTGCTAAGGCTGATTCAGCAGCTCAACCATGGATTTGACCTGAACGATCGCCCCCTAACCAGCCCCCCCACTCAACTATTTGCAGGAGCTGCTGTTGATCCCCAAAGTCCTAGCTGGTCAGGGCTGCAGCGGCGCTTTGCCAAAAAAATAGAAGCCGGAGCCCAGTTTTTTCAGAGTCAGCTTATTGATGACTTCGAGCGGCTTGAAAAATTTATGGATCAGATTGTTGCTGGTTGCGATCGTCCAATTCTAGCCGGTATCTTTTTGCTCAAATCAGCAAAGAATGCTCGATTTATCAATCGCAATGTGCCGGGGGTTCAAATTCCTGAGCATATGATTGAGCGGTTAGCTAAAGCCTCCGATCCCTTGCAAGAAGGTATCCGTATCGCGGCAGAGCAAGTTAGGGCCGCCCAAGACTTGTGCCAGGGGGTTCATATGATGGCCGTGCGTCGGGAAGACTTGATTCCTCAGATTCTTGATTTAGCGGGGGTTAAACCCCTGGTGTCTGGTCATCACATGCCCCCAGAGCAGAGGGTAGAAGTGGCGAATTCTGCTAATTCTTAAATTTTGCCCCTAAGGAAAGGCTATAGCTGTTGGGGTGTCTTTTGCGCTTTCCTGGAGTCGCCAGCCTGCTTATCGCCTTGTTCAGTTGAGTCCAGTACATCCGGGCCAAGACAGGGCCTAGGGTTTGGGGTCTAGGGTGTGCTTGATTAGCCTGCATACCACCGCAATAGGACAAGAGTGCAAGCCATTTTGATTCTGTGCTTGGTATCAGAGCATGCTCGGTACCTTAATCACAATGGCCAGTGTATTTCGGTGTCAAAATTTCAGGGTTACATGTGGCTTCGTAGGAGCAACAAATTGGCTGCCCCTACGAAGCCACCCGATGAAATTGTTGTACCTCGCACCGTGTTAGTACAAAAGGCGCTTTAGAGTCAATGCGAACAACGTTGGCTGTACCAGTCTTGATCGTCATACCTTGCTCTGCGTAGCGCTTGTGTACCGCAGTTGCTTCGTGGGGTTCGATCTCAGTTTTAGCCATTGCCACACAATGCCCTTGTCGATTCAGGGCTGAAATAGTAATGGCCTGGCTGCCAACGACCCAAAAGCGCATTTGTCGGATCGGGTGCGCTAGGTTGACCTTAAAACTTCTGCACTGGCCGGTAGGCATGACAACCGTGCAGCGCTCATCGGTCAGAAAGCGAGGATTGGACGGGCGAGCTGCGATTGCATCCTCAAAGTGCACGCCAAATCGCATAAACTGAGCCGCAACTCGTTCGAAGACTTTCAAGCGGGCAATCGGTAGCGATCGCCACTCTAGTCGTGATTTGTAAAACGTGTGCAAAACTGGCGTTTGCACAAATGTAAATGCAAATTTATCCCAGGTATCTCGAGTAAGCAAAAGTCGCATATGGTAGACATCCCTGTAACTCGTCGTTGTCTACATGAAAAGCCCAAGAGATTTCGTAGAAAAGAATGCACCCTATGGCAGTTTGGCAACTGTCTTCAGTATGGATTTGTGACAAATATCACAAGAAGATATTGTGGTTTTCCGAGGGTTTGTTGGTTAAATTACTTCATGAAATGTTGATTCTCTGCATAACCTGCTTCAATTCTTCTTTACGAAGAGATTGGGTCATTTCCGGAGAATTTCGGAAGACTTTTGGCCATTAGCAATTTACACTAGGCGCGCGTTTTGGCAAGGTTAGGCTGAGCCTGACAGAAAGCCTGAGCCCCCTCCAAAAACAGTCTCTCGAAGAATATGTCGTTCAGTATAGCGGGTGAGTGTGACAATGCTGTGAGTGTCCAGTACCCTGTCCTGCTGTGCCACCGCTCTAGAGTCAGTATTGTGTAGTCTAGCGCCATCGCTAACAGGTTTCTCTAAGCTGATGCAGCGCTGTTCCTGGGTTTCAGTGCGCGGTGTCGTCAGGTCACAAGGCTTTGACTCGGTAACTCACACCTTGCTCAATCGAGAAATGAAGCAGCTTCCGTGCTTTTTGCATGTTCATGAGGTTGCAGCCGGAATAGTGGCATAGCTACCAAAAATTTTAAGCGTTTCTGTGCAGCCCCTTAATGCCTGCAGTACCTTTTGTGTGTGGCTAGAGGCCAGGCTGGCTTCTAAATCCAAAAAGAACAAATATTCCCCTAGGGAACGCTTGGTGGGCCGAGATTCAATGCGACTAAGGTTGATATTCTCCTCTGCAAAAATCTCTAGTGGGCGCAGAAGGGCGCCAGGGGCGTTGATTGGTAAGCTAAAAGCCAGGGAGGTGTGACTCCCCTCCTGATGCTGTTCTTGACCTAGAATCAGAAACTTAGTGCAATTATCTGGCTGGTCGTTAATGCCTTGTACCAAGATAGGGACGTTGTACAACTGAGCAGCCCACTCAGAGGCGATCGCGGCAGCCGTATGGGAGTCTTCAAGGTGCTGCAGGGCCTCTGTTGTAGAACGCGTTGGGATTAAGGTCACGGTTGGACAATGCTGGGAAATCCATTGTTGGCATTGCCCCAGGGCTTGTGGATGGGAATAGAGCGTTTGAATCTTGTCAATCTCTTGGGCATAGGTCAGCAACGTATGCTTGATCGGCAACACCAATGCCTTTTGAATCCGCAGATTATCAAGCTGCCACAGCGTGTCTAGGGTGACGGCAACGGTCCCTTCGATGGAATTTTCTACCGGCACAATCGCGATCGAGACCTGATTTTGGGCCGCTGCTTGAATTGCTTGCAAAATGCTGGGAAAGCTCTGCAGACGGCTTTCTAGCTGGTCATGGGTTTTGAGCCAGGCCTGATACGCTAAGCTTGCCTGTTCTGAATAGGTTCCGCGTGGGCCTAGGTGAGCAATCGATATGACCATAGAAAGTGTCGAGTACTGACAGCGCTTATTTATCGTAAGTGTTGAGGGCTGATCTGGCGTCAGCGCCAAAATCGCAAAGGTTGCCTCTACACTTCTATGGGACTTCTACGGGAAATTGATTACGAGGTGTTAACCTGATTGAAGGATGCTAGTCAGATACACTGCGGCAACGTTGTCCGCAAGCATCAAGTTTTGCCTCGGGGATGCACTTTCCCTCAGTTCAGTACATTTATGCTCCGACTCTCTGCCCGCCAATCCGTGACGATGCAAGTTTCCCAAAAGTCTGTGCCCTTGCATCACTATTTGAAACAGCCGCAAAGACTTGTTCATGCCTTAATGAACCCGAGTCAAGTTGAGGATCTGGGATCGGGTCACTTTCGTTTGCGTTTGAGAGTGATTCGGTTTTTGATGTTGAACATTTGCCCGGTGGTTGATCTGCATATCGATGTAAGTCAAGCTCGCTTTCTCAAGGTTCGCTCCGTTGCCTGCCAAATTCAGGGCAATGAATTTGTAGACCAACGATTTGACTTATCTCTATCAGGATTTCTCAAGCTTGAAGAGCAAGCCAAAACAACTCGGGTAAGTGGGCAGGTTAATTTGGCGATCGCAGTCGATTTGCCGCCAATCATGCAGCTCACTCCCTACGCCATTCTAGAAACAACTGGGAACCAGATTCTCAAGGGTATTTTGGCCACGATGAAGCAACGGCTTATCCGTCAATTAGCGGCGGATTATGACCGTTGGAGTGCTCAGCAAACGCTTCAAAAAACACCCAAGCTGGCAATGGGAGGCGGAACGTCCCAGGCTTCTTGCCTAGACAGCTGATAGAGGCATTATTTTCCTTAAGCTTCCCTTAATTCATAAAGCCCTGACGTTTAACCCGCTGTCCTCCAGTTCTTAGCGTAGAAGGGGTGAGTCTAGCGCGTAATATTTGCTTAAATAAGCAGAGCAATTAACGTCTTCGTGGGGGAGTGCAGAGGGTTTGTATGGATAAGCAATCAGAGAAACCTGATCTTCAGTCTAAGAAAACAAAACTGTGGCTGGGGCAGTTAGGATTTTTTTGTTTTGGCCTCGGTGCGGTGACCTCAACGCTGGTGGCGTTCAATATCCGGATTCCGTTTAGTTGGGATATGGCTGCCTCAGCAACTCCAGAAGTTGCCAGTGTTGGGCTCATTGCGCTTGAATCAAGTGTCCAAGGATTTGGTGCCTTTCCCCGAGAAGTTTCTTCGAGCCATTTGTGTTTACCCCCCAGCGGTGCCCAAAATACTGAATCCGCTGCGCTGCCTGTGGCCCAGGTAGTGAATGAGGGGGATCTGGTGACGGCTACACTGCAAGGGTTCCAACAAGGGATAAACCCTGATTTTGTCGAGCAATTAGGAGCGGCTCCCTGGCCAGACCTCCATGAAATGGCCCGTGAAGCGCGGGTGCCTATTTTGATGTATCACGATGTTTTAGAAGAAAAAGAAGTCTTCTTTGACGTCACCGTCGAAGAACTTAAGGAACACTTTTCTAGAATTAAAGCGGAAGGGTTGACCCCCATTACATTTGATCAGCTGATCCATCACCTCCGAACAGGGACAGCTTTACCCCCCAAGCCAGTTTTGCTCACCTTTGATGACGGCTACGAGGGGCACTATACTCACGTCTATCCTCTATTGAAAGAATATGAGTATCCAGCGGTATTTTCTCTGTTTACAGGGAAACTGGATGGGGAGGTTGCTGGACGCTCTACGGTGACGTGGGAACAGGCTCAAGAAATGGCTGCTGATCCACTGATTACAATTGCCTCCCATAGCGTTACACATCCTGCCGATCTACGCCAGGTAACCGATGAGGTCCTGCGCCACGAAGTGGTTACGTCTAAAGCACGGCTAGAGGAAAAATTAGGTATTCCTATTCGCTACTTTACCTATCCAGCTGGGTACTACGATGATCGCGTGGCTGAGGCAGTTAAGGCTGCCGGATACGAGGCTGCCCTCACGATGAGTAATCAAGAAGACTGGTTTGCCGGTGAATCCGAAAGCCTACTGGAACTTGGGAGGTTTGGTCAGTCTCAGCTTGAGGCTGTTATTCCTGAGGCATGGGAAGGCTTAGCATTACCCGTGGCGACCCAAGACACTTTTGATTTTTCCTCCCCGATTCGGGTGATGAGGCAGCTAGAGACAGAGGAAGTTCCCTTGGCATTTATCACCGGGGGGCGTCCAGTGACCGTGCATGCGGAGAGTCGTTATCAGCTAGTGGATATTTTGGAGAGAACCAATGCGATCGCTGCTGTCGATGGAGGGTTCTTTTCACTGAAATATTTAGATTCCAACGTTATGATTGGGCCTGTTTTGAGTCAGGCTACCCAAACCTTTGTGCCCGGTAATGTGACTGAAAATCCTTTACTCAACGGCAGACCCTTGGCGCTGATTAGCCCAGATGAAGTCAGATTTGTGCCCTTTGATGCTGTGACCCACAACACCCTGCAAGGTATCCAGGCAGAAATGGTGAACGTTACCGATGCCTTTGTTGGGGCAGCCTGGCTGGTAAGGGACGGGGAACCTCAATCTGCTGAATCGTTTGGAACTCTATTTGATTTTGATGCTTACCGACACCGCGCTTTTTGGGGGATTAACAAGGCCGGGCAGCCGGTCATCGGTGTCACAAAAGGCCGGGTTGATTCCGTCACCCTAGGGGAACTGCTTCATCAGGTAGGGTTCCGAGATGCCATGATGGTGGATTCTGGAGCCAGCACTTCTTTGGCTTACCAAGAAGAGTCGCTTGTTGACTATACTCCTAGGCCTGTGCCTCACCTGGTTGCTTTGCTCTCTGGGGAAGAGTCCAATGGAACTTGCCCCCTGGTTTTTGAGGCGGCACCGAGTTATGAAGACGAGTGGAGTGCTTCTTGGTAGCCTTGAGGGACTTTCTGTCTTTAAGGGCTGGGCCAATCAGGTCAATCCGATCAGTCCAAATACCACCCGCATAGTCTGAGGGGAGCCCTTTCAGTTGCTCAGGATCGTTGATACCTTGAGAAAACCCTTCGCCCCGATAGTGACCAATTAAGAAAACGCTCGTTCCTACCTGCTCCATCCGCTGGAGAAAGCGGTTGGGCCAACCCCAAAGCCAGGGGGCATAGTTGATTGGTAGCATCAGCATGCTTCGTTTGCAATTGGAAGGGACATAGCCAGTCCAGCCTAAGGCAGCGTACCGGATCAAACACTGCTTAAGTCGACGTGGCCAGAGCGTTCGAATCTGTGGCAGCTGTTCCCGGATGATGCTGACGGGATCAGGGGCACCGTAGACCATCATCTGGGCTTGACGCTTAGGTGGCAATGCTGCCAGTCGATGGGCAAGCAGCACTCCCTCGTTGGGGTCTTGGCTCTTCACGTT contains:
- a CDS encoding ATP-dependent 6-phosphofructokinase, which translates into the protein MADIKRIGILTSGGDCAGLNAAIRAVVHRAIGTYGWEVFGIIRSTRGLLQRPPQFKRLELDDTYPLLTTGGTILGTTNKGNPFAFPMPDGSIGDRSQEIIEGYHQLQLDALIGVGGDGSLAILRRLAAQGEIRLVAIPKTIDNDLGSTERAIGFDTAVNIATEALDRLHFTAASHSRVMILEVMGRDAGHIAISAGIAGGADIILIPEIQYSLDAICNHIAWLQKQGRSYATMVVAEAVCNENGEKITRDYAFSQCRLGGVGQYLADSISARTEAETRVTVLGHVQRGGTPSPLDRLTATVFGVAATDLIAEGRFDRMVSWQNRRVVDVPIESAIAHYQAVDPQGTLVRTARAMGIYLGDPAKVPVSV
- a CDS encoding cation transporter, whose product is MSPGNQPPDPSGADYRGTVRQVLIITLLLNLFVVVLKSLVGFWTGSLSLLADALHSVTDSANNVLGLVTNQLSSPRPDRDHPYGHQKYEAVGALGIAAFLGIACFEIIKHAVERFLVGGDPITLSAPVLWIMLGVLGVNICVAFYERRVGLRLGSQILIADAHHTMSDVWITIAVLAGLIGVWLGLHWLDIVMALPVSILVFKSGWHVLQENLPWLVDEMAIAPEAIHATVMQVPGVINCHKIASRGILGRQIFIDMHLIVEPCSVEAAHEITEHVEVVLEAKYGPARITIHIEPLGYQSPNISY
- the pgsA gene encoding CDP-diacylglycerol--glycerol-3-phosphate 3-phosphatidyltransferase, which gives rise to MNLPTWITVSRLLGVPIVLILLLDPTPARTWAALGIFLIAAGTDWVDGYLARRLNQVTELGKFLDPLVDKLLILAPLLALIELNKVPAWGVCLILARELTIAGWRINPTFQTQAVPGANIWGKAKTVIQIAAVACLLAPLEGAWQPLTQVLFWMAVVITWVSGMLYLLPRAGAEN
- the trpS gene encoding tryptophan--tRNA ligase; the encoded protein is MGKHRILSGIQPTGNLHLGNYLGAIRNWVALQEEYDSFLFMADLHAITVPHDPAKLAEDTYNVAATYIACGIDPDKSTIFVQSHISAHSELAWLFNCLTPLNWLERMIQFKEKAVKQGENVTVGLLAYPVLQAADILLYEPDLVPVGEDQKQHIELTRDIANRLNFQYGSEDHPVLKVPEPLIQTAGARVMSLTDGTKKMSKSDPSEMSRIDLVDSPEVIKRKIKRCKTDPVRGLAFDDPERPECNNLLTLYMLLSGQTKEAVAEHCAEMGWGQFKPLLTETLVEALRPIQAKFQALMDDRTYLESVLQQGREKAEAIALETLGKTKAALGYSRPR
- a CDS encoding methylenetetrahydrofolate reductase produces the protein MVANLPLQKSPSGSQFQAAIRAGEFLITAEVMPPKGGDPSHMVAMAQNLRGRVHGINITDGSRAVMRMSSLASAVILHQKGIEPICQMACRDRNRIALQADLLGAHALGIRNILALTGDPVKAGDHPDARSVFDLESVRLLRLIQQLNHGFDLNDRPLTSPPTQLFAGAAVDPQSPSWSGLQRRFAKKIEAGAQFFQSQLIDDFERLEKFMDQIVAGCDRPILAGIFLLKSAKNARFINRNVPGVQIPEHMIERLAKASDPLQEGIRIAAEQVRAAQDLCQGVHMMAVRREDLIPQILDLAGVKPLVSGHHMPPEQRVEVANSANS
- the pheA gene encoding prephenate dehydratase — translated: MVISIAHLGPRGTYSEQASLAYQAWLKTHDQLESRLQSFPSILQAIQAAAQNQVSIAIVPVENSIEGTVAVTLDTLWQLDNLRIQKALVLPIKHTLLTYAQEIDKIQTLYSHPQALGQCQQWISQHCPTVTLIPTRSTTEALQHLEDSHTAAAIASEWAAQLYNVPILVQGINDQPDNCTKFLILGQEQHQEGSHTSLAFSLPINAPGALLRPLEIFAEENINLSRIESRPTKRSLGEYLFFLDLEASLASSHTQKVLQALRGCTETLKIFGSYATIPAATS
- a CDS encoding DUF1997 domain-containing protein, with product MLRLSARQSVTMQVSQKSVPLHHYLKQPQRLVHALMNPSQVEDLGSGHFRLRLRVIRFLMLNICPVVDLHIDVSQARFLKVRSVACQIQGNEFVDQRFDLSLSGFLKLEEQAKTTRVSGQVNLAIAVDLPPIMQLTPYAILETTGNQILKGILATMKQRLIRQLAADYDRWSAQQTLQKTPKLAMGGGTSQASCLDS
- a CDS encoding polysaccharide deacetylase family protein; amino-acid sequence: MAASATPEVASVGLIALESSVQGFGAFPREVSSSHLCLPPSGAQNTESAALPVAQVVNEGDLVTATLQGFQQGINPDFVEQLGAAPWPDLHEMAREARVPILMYHDVLEEKEVFFDVTVEELKEHFSRIKAEGLTPITFDQLIHHLRTGTALPPKPVLLTFDDGYEGHYTHVYPLLKEYEYPAVFSLFTGKLDGEVAGRSTVTWEQAQEMAADPLITIASHSVTHPADLRQVTDEVLRHEVVTSKARLEEKLGIPIRYFTYPAGYYDDRVAEAVKAAGYEAALTMSNQEDWFAGESESLLELGRFGQSQLEAVIPEAWEGLALPVATQDTFDFSSPIRVMRQLETEEVPLAFITGGRPVTVHAESRYQLVDILERTNAIAAVDGGFFSLKYLDSNVMIGPVLSQATQTFVPGNVTENPLLNGRPLALISPDEVRFVPFDAVTHNTLQGIQAEMVNVTDAFVGAAWLVRDGEPQSAESFGTLFDFDAYRHRAFWGINKAGQPVIGVTKGRVDSVTLGELLHQVGFRDAMMVDSGASTSLAYQEESLVDYTPRPVPHLVALLSGEESNGTCPLVFEAAPSYEDEWSASW